From a single Apium graveolens cultivar Ventura chromosome 2, ASM990537v1, whole genome shotgun sequence genomic region:
- the LOC141685709 gene encoding cell differentiation protein rcd1-like, giving the protein MLNLPDSLYPDPIQGDNSVMWNGGAPANNNGPSDGGSKAIDWPSANVEDLVVLLREPQHREEAISSLTQIKEVLSIYKSLTPEKLTMKDSSKVCDVLVLFECLATHPQTKMQFLNVKIHCYLYPFLETEETSKPFQYLRLMSLGVIGGLLKEVGDPSTKVAVHCLLESGLLPLCLKSIEYGNELSQSVSVH; this is encoded by the exons ATGTTGAATCTCCCTGACTCTCTTTATCCCGATCCGATACAAGGTGACAACAGTGTTATGTGGAATGGTGGTGCACCTGCTAACAACAATGGTCCCAGTGATGGTGGTAGCAAAGCTATTGATTGGCCTTCTGCTAATGTAGAGGACTTGGTTGTGTTGCTTCGAGAACCTCAGCATCGCGAAGAGGCCATTTCATCTCTTACTCAGATTAAG GAAGTATTATCAATATACAAGTCGTTAACACCTGAGAAGCTTACTATGAAAGATTCAAGTAAAGTTTGTGATGTACTTGTTTTGTTTGAG TGCTTGGCCACTCACCCTCAAACGAAGATGCAGTTCCTTAATG TTAAGATACATTGTTACTTGTACCCTTTCTTGGAGACTGAAGAAACGAGCAAGCCATTCCAGTACCTAAGGCTAATGAGCTTGGGGGTCATTGGTGGTCTTTTGAAGGAG GTAGGCGACCCTTCGACAAAGGTTGCTGTTCACTGTTTGCTTGAATCAGGACTGCTCCCTTTGTGTCTAAAATCCATAGAATATGGAAACGAACTTTCACAATCAGTAAGTGTCCATTAA